Proteins encoded together in one Phycisphaerae bacterium window:
- a CDS encoding response regulator, which yields MTEKPAGTVLIVEDDAELRFILIANLRASGFTTLDADDGYEALRIAQERLPDVILMDVGIPELDGIAATRALKNDPVTEHIPVIMLTARSRTEDVIQGLEAGATEYLAKPFDIAELLARVRTVYRLAATRRDLDELNSNLEAEISVKTRHLQILYDFMQSLNRATKREAILDQIIACIRDLTGAGRISLLMRERGTDDLVCERAFGIDWTICNRIRIKVAEGIAGQVFRSGKTLSARSIGGSTSGHTYAAESFLSTPLVSTSMATQEGVIGVINVTDRPGDSPFLAEEIDCIRSIADAAAIALDNFDRRRQLEQSVKVLLRTVGHLAEYRDEETTAHLARVTEMARILALETQRHGPYAGLITDDFIENLVQSAPMHDIGKVGIPDEILTKPGKLTDEEFEIMKTHTEIGRRVLSQAIDPEHPVALLDMCIDIAYCHHERFDGAGYPRGLHGPQIPLAARIIALVDAYDAITSDRRYSAARTHAEAVAVIRQDSGSHFDPVLVESFLRIETDFDQLRASQLDPIVTNR from the coding sequence ATGACGGAGAAACCCGCCGGCACCGTGCTGATCGTCGAGGATGACGCGGAACTCCGCTTCATCCTGATTGCCAATCTGCGCGCGTCGGGATTCACCACACTCGACGCGGACGATGGCTACGAAGCGTTGCGGATTGCCCAGGAACGCCTGCCCGACGTGATTCTCATGGACGTGGGCATACCGGAATTGGACGGCATCGCCGCGACGCGCGCCCTGAAGAATGACCCGGTAACCGAGCACATACCGGTCATCATGTTGACGGCGAGGTCGCGGACGGAGGATGTCATTCAAGGGCTGGAAGCAGGCGCGACCGAGTACCTGGCAAAACCATTCGACATTGCTGAACTGCTTGCGCGTGTTCGGACGGTGTATCGACTGGCCGCAACGCGACGTGACCTGGACGAACTCAACAGCAACCTCGAGGCCGAGATCTCCGTCAAGACGCGGCATCTCCAGATTCTCTACGACTTCATGCAGTCGCTGAATCGGGCGACGAAACGGGAGGCCATTCTCGACCAGATCATCGCCTGCATTCGCGACCTCACCGGTGCCGGGCGGATTTCCCTGCTGATGCGCGAGCGCGGCACGGACGACCTCGTGTGCGAGCGGGCCTTCGGGATCGACTGGACGATCTGCAACCGGATCCGCATCAAGGTCGCCGAAGGCATCGCGGGGCAGGTGTTCCGCAGCGGGAAAACCCTCTCGGCGCGGTCCATTGGGGGGAGCACCAGCGGGCACACCTACGCAGCGGAATCGTTCCTCAGTACGCCGTTGGTGTCCACGTCGATGGCCACACAGGAGGGCGTGATCGGAGTCATCAATGTAACCGATCGGCCCGGGGACTCACCGTTTCTTGCCGAGGAGATCGACTGCATCCGTTCGATCGCCGACGCGGCGGCCATCGCCCTCGACAATTTCGACCGCCGTCGGCAACTGGAGCAATCCGTCAAGGTCCTGTTGCGGACCGTCGGGCACCTCGCCGAATACCGCGACGAAGAAACGACGGCGCACCTGGCAAGGGTCACAGAGATGGCGCGGATCCTCGCGTTGGAGACCCAGCGCCATGGACCTTACGCCGGGCTCATCACCGACGACTTCATCGAGAATCTGGTTCAATCGGCGCCCATGCACGACATCGGTAAGGTGGGAATCCCCGACGAAATTCTCACCAAACCCGGGAAGCTGACCGACGAAGAATTCGAGATCATGAAGACGCACACGGAGATCGGTCGGCGCGTGCTGTCCCAGGCCATCGATCCTGAGCATCCGGTCGCACTTCTCGACATGTGCATCGATATCGCCTATTGCCACCATGAGCGATTCGATGGCGCCGGTTACCCCCGCGGACTGCATGGCCCTCAGATTCCCCTAGCCGCGCGGATCATCGCCTTGGTGGATGCATACGACGCCATCACGAGTGACCGGCGATACTCTGCCGCAAGGACCCATGCCGAAGCCGTAGCCGTCATCCGCCAAGACTCCGGATCACATTTTGACCCGGTCCTGGTCGAATCGTTCCTGCGCATCGAGACGGACTTCGACCAGCTCCGAGCATCCCAACTCGATCCGATCGTCACGAATCGCTGA